The following nucleotide sequence is from Streptomyces xiamenensis.
AGGAGTCGGCCGCCGCCATCGTCCTGGTCACCCACGAATCACGGGTCGCCGCCTTCTCCGACCGCGAGGTCGTCGTCCGTGACGGCAAGGCGCGCGACATGGCGGGGGCGGCATGACAACGCCGGTCTCCGTGTGGACACGGGATCTGCTCATGGGCGTCCGGTTCGCCGTCGCCGGCGGCCGGCCCGGCTGGGCCCGCACCACCCTCACCGCCATAGGCGTCGGCCTCGGCGTCGCCCTGCTGCTGTTCGCCGCCTCCGCGCCCAGCGTGCTCCAGAACGTGGACAGCCGCGCCGACGCCCGCGTACCGATCTGGTACGAGGACCTGGCGCCCGGTCCCGACACCCTGCGCTACGAGAGCATCCCCACCGTCTACCACGGGGCGCAGGTCACCGGCATGCTCCTGCAGCCCGACGCGGGCGAGGCCACCACGGCCACCCCGCCCCCGGGCGTCGCCGCCTTCCCGGCACCCGGCGAGATGGTGGTCTCCCCGGCCCTGAAGCGCCTCCTGGACTCCTCCGGCCACGAGGTCCTGCGGGAACGGCTCGCCGGGTACGAGATCACCGGCACCATCGGCGACGCCGGACTGCGGGGCCCGGCCGAACTCGTCTTCTACATGGGCACCGACACCCTCACCGACGCCGCCGCCGACGGCACGCCGCACCACAACCGCACCGACGCCTTCGGCGCCAGCTACCCGCCCACACCCCTGAGCCCCATGCTGATCCTGCTCATCCTGGTGATCTGCGTGGTGCTGCTCATGCCGGTGGCCGTCTTCATCGCCACCGCCGTACGGTTCGGCGGCGAACGCCGCGACCAGCGTCTGGCCGCCCTGCGCCTGGTCGGCGCCGACCGCTCCGGCACCCGCCGCATCGCCGCGGGGGAGGCGCTGGCCGGTGCTCTGCTCGGCCTCGCGGTCGGCCTGCTGTTCTTCCTGCTGCTGCGCCAGGCCGCCTCCCACATCACCCTCGCCGGGACGAGCGCCTTCCCCGCCGACTTCGTGCCCAGCGCGCCGCTGGCCGTCCTCATCCTGGCCGCCGTGCCGCTGTCCGCCGTCCTGGTCACGCTGTTCGCACTGCGCGGCGTCGCCATCGAACCCCTGGGCGTCGTCCGGGAGTCGGCCGACCGCCCCCGGCGGCTGTGGTGGCGGCTGGTGCCGGCCGCACTGGGCCTCATGCTGCTGCTCCCGCTGGCCGGTGCCTACTCCGCCGGCAGCGGCGGGGCCCGCGAACTCCAGGCCGGCGCGGGCATCGTCCTGGTCCTGGTCGGCGCCACCGCCTTCCTGCCGTGGCTCGTGGAACGCGGCGTCGCCGCCTTCCGCGGCGGCCCCGTCTCCTGGCAGCTGGCCGTCCGCCGGCTCCAGCTGGGCAGCGGCTCCGCCTCCCGCGCGGTCAGCGGCATCACCGTCGCCGTCGCCGGGGCCATCGCCCTGCAGATGCTGTTCGGCGGCGTACAGGCCGAGGAGAGCGGCCCCACCGGTTACGACACCGACGAGGCCCAGATCCAGGTCGTCTCCTCCGGCATGACCGCCGAGAGCAGCACCGGGATGCTCGGCGAACTCTCCGGCACCCAGGGCGTGCTGGACATCTTCGGCAGCTACTCCGGCTACGCGGTCCGGCCCGAGGACCGCCAACTGCCCGGCGAACTGGTGGCCCCCGGCGTGTACATCGCCGACTGCACCACCCTGCGGAAGATGGCCGACCTCCCCGACTGCGCCAACGGCGACGTCTTCCTCGCCGCCGACCCCGACGACCCGGGGGAGGGGACCTTCCCGCTGCCCGGCCCCGGCGACACCGTCGACGTGAGCGTCGACGCCGACGGCGCGGCCTGGGACCCGGACCGCGCCGGGCCCGACCTGTGGACCGTCCCGGACGACGCCCTCCGTGTCGATTCCGTCGGCGACCCGCTGGGCCGCTGGGCCCACGGCATCCTGGCCACCCCCGGCGCGCTGGACGGCTCACGCTTCGGCGGCGGCTTCACCGAAGTGCTGATCAACGTGGACCCGGACGACCGGGTCGACACCGTCGAGCGGCTGCGCACCGTCCTGTTCGGGATGCCCGAGCGCCCCGCGCTGTGGGAGATCCAGTCGGCGTGGACCTCCGACGAGTTCGCCTCTATCCAGCGCGGGCTGCTCATCGGCTCGATCGCCGTGCTCGCCCTGATCGGGGCCAGCATGATCGTCTCCCAGCTGGAACAACTGCGCGAGCGCAAGCGGCTGCTGGCCTCCCTGGTGGCCTTCGGCACCAAACGCACCACGCTGAGCGCCTCCGTGCTGTGGCAGACCGCCGTCCCGGTGGCCCTGGGCCTGACCGTGGCCAGCGTCGCCGGTACGGTGCTGGGCTTCGTCCTGATGCGGATGGTGGGCCTGCGGGTCACCGACTGGTTCGGCTTCCTGCCCATGGCGGCGGCCGGACTCGTGGTGATCGCCGTGGTCACCCTGGCCAGCATGCCGCTGCTGTGGCGGCTGATGCGGCCCGAGGGGCTCCGGACGGAGTGACCGGCTGAACCCCGCGCCGGGCCGGGCCACCACGCGTGCGAGCACACCGAAAACGCGTGGTGGCCCGGCCCGTGCCGC
It contains:
- a CDS encoding FtsX-like permease family protein, which encodes MTTPVSVWTRDLLMGVRFAVAGGRPGWARTTLTAIGVGLGVALLLFAASAPSVLQNVDSRADARVPIWYEDLAPGPDTLRYESIPTVYHGAQVTGMLLQPDAGEATTATPPPGVAAFPAPGEMVVSPALKRLLDSSGHEVLRERLAGYEITGTIGDAGLRGPAELVFYMGTDTLTDAAADGTPHHNRTDAFGASYPPTPLSPMLILLILVICVVLLMPVAVFIATAVRFGGERRDQRLAALRLVGADRSGTRRIAAGEALAGALLGLAVGLLFFLLLRQAASHITLAGTSAFPADFVPSAPLAVLILAAVPLSAVLVTLFALRGVAIEPLGVVRESADRPRRLWWRLVPAALGLMLLLPLAGAYSAGSGGARELQAGAGIVLVLVGATAFLPWLVERGVAAFRGGPVSWQLAVRRLQLGSGSASRAVSGITVAVAGAIALQMLFGGVQAEESGPTGYDTDEAQIQVVSSGMTAESSTGMLGELSGTQGVLDIFGSYSGYAVRPEDRQLPGELVAPGVYIADCTTLRKMADLPDCANGDVFLAADPDDPGEGTFPLPGPGDTVDVSVDADGAAWDPDRAGPDLWTVPDDALRVDSVGDPLGRWAHGILATPGALDGSRFGGGFTEVLINVDPDDRVDTVERLRTVLFGMPERPALWEIQSAWTSDEFASIQRGLLIGSIAVLALIGASMIVSQLEQLRERKRLLASLVAFGTKRTTLSASVLWQTAVPVALGLTVASVAGTVLGFVLMRMVGLRVTDWFGFLPMAAAGLVVIAVVTLASMPLLWRLMRPEGLRTE